AGATCTTGTCATTGGTGTCGCCCTACTAGACTATGTTATAAAGGTATGACTGTTTGTTTCCAACCATGCAGCACTATCTTACTCCTCGCAGACATAAAGTTGATTAATCCAACATGTCTGCTTCACCTCTCCCACCTCATCTCAACCCTCCATCTGCCTATCCTCACATTTCACCCAAATCTCACTCTCGGGCATCGCCAACAAACTCTCCGAAAACAGGTAACAGTCCGAGATCAAGTCCCAGAGGGTCCACAGGGATGTTAGACTTCGAAGGTGTGATAAGACTACACGGCGGAGATTTGAAAAAGGCTTTGGAGAGCGTTGTCTCGGAAAGAAATAACCTCGTATGCCACTTTTCTCGCAAGCAATAATCAGTCTTTAACGATAATCTAGCTCTCTCAAAATACCCAACTCTGGAAGCTTATTGAGAAACAACGATCTCAATGTGCTCAATTCGCTTCGGATAACGACCGCCTTCGGCAAGATCGAGAGCGTGCCAATTCTCGCTTGATAGCAGCTGGGCTGGAGCCCGTGGGGCCACTCAAAAAGCTCAACTCCTCTTCGAGTGTAACGGGACTGGGCATCAGAGCTGACGTTCCTCAGATTAAAAGAAATCATTCTGATCGAGAGGATGTCCCTGTCATCGCTGAgaacaaggaagaaggaatgggtTTGGCGTCCCCCGCCGAGGTGCAGCCTACGGGACTGTTGCCCTCTGCGATACCGGATCGCAGgctgagaagaggaagtgaTATCGGTCATCCTCCAgattcctcctcgtccatgCCCTTTGCCGACTCTCCCCAAAGCACATCCCATTCTATTCACTCTTTACCAACTCCTTTCCATAGCGCAGAGCCTTCACCACAACTTGCGACTAGTGCAAGGATGGCaggcagagaagatggtTGTGTCATACCTCCCCCGTCCTCCAGGGCTTTGGCTGCTTCCGTGGCtgcatcatctcctttgACCCAGTGTTCGGAGGGACCTAGAATTCCTCAACCAACCACACGAGAACCTTCCATCGAATCCCTAGAAAAACTCCCTAGTCCTACTCCTGTCTCCGTTTCCGTACCTCTCAAATCCCCTTCCCAATCAATCCGGTCAGAAACGATGTCTCCTACTTTTTCTATATCGGAAACAACGTTGGTTTCTAGTTCTACATTGGACAACGCTCTGCGACCCTCTATAGACTCCTCTATATCTATTCCGCTCACTCGTGACACCACCCTCCGTCAATCCATTGACCAGCCGCCTCAAACTAAACGTCAACAATCCTACTCCGCGGAACCGCCCCGACTACCAACATCATCCACCCGACCACTTTcaccctccctccttcctcatgCTCGGATTACTATCCCCAGCAGTACGGTCTTCCCCAACGCCTCCGGCCATGAAgtcctctgcttcatcGTGGAGATAACTGTACGCCCTCCCAATGCCCAGCCTATAACCTGGAACGTGGCCAAGTTGTTCTCGGCCTTTATTGACCTAGACGCCAAGATCAAAGTTACAGCGAACAAGAGTCGAAAGGAATGGAAACAGATTGCAGCCCCTTTACCGGAAAGCAAGTCGTGGAAAGATTTTGCACCTAGCAAGATTGATCAGCGCAAGACGGCTTTGGAGGCGTATTTGCAAAGTCTATTGGTTGCACCCATTAGCGACAAGTCGGACTTGTGTCATTTTTTGAGCACCGACCCTGTACGGGCAAAGAGAAGTGATgcgaggaaagaagggtatttgacgaagaaggggaaaaactttggaggatggaagacgAGGTATTTCGTGTTGAATGGGCCGGTCATGGAGTATTACGAGTCTGTAAGTCCTTTCCTATCTGACTTTCGCCATTGTGCATAAGCTAACTATTGTTCGCAGCGAGGAGGAAATTATCTAGGCTCCATTGTCATCACTAACGCCCAAATCGGTCGTCAAAACCGCCCTGTCGACTCATCAGATGAACGGCATCTCCGCCACGCCTTCCTTATCATTGAAGCAGGTAAAAAAGGAACCTCGCACCGACACATCTTGTGTGCAGAGAGTGATATGGAAAGAGATCGATGGATTGATATCTTAGTAAAACATGTGGACCCCGAGACCATGTCCTCgcctcaacctcttcctaCAGCAACAGTATCTGTCGCCGCCTCTGCTTTGGTACCCGCTGTCACTCCTGCCCGGACTCCTGTGCCACAACCCTCTGCAGTACCTGCTATTACTACTGCAACAAATCAAAATCAGGCTGTACCAGGTTTGAGGCGCAAACCCAGTCAATTGCGAAAACAAAGCAAAGACGTAGTCGTTACTTCCTCCCGGCCCCTTTCGAGTATGTCAAAAGATTCCAAATTTAGTGATGCGCCTTCGCCTACTATTTATAATAACAAGGAAAGTCATCTACCCCCGCTAAACCAGCCACTTGTGGCATACTCTTCTACTCAGTCGTTCATTCCGCAGGTTGTACAATCTCCAATTGAGGAAAGCGCCTTCTCGCAACAATTGCCGCCCCGCAAACCGCCTGGACCCGTGCAGAACCACAGACAACCATGGGGAAGTAATTCCAGCGTCGTACAGGGtgt
This region of Cryptococcus neoformans var. neoformans B-3501A chromosome 10, whole genome shotgun sequence genomic DNA includes:
- a CDS encoding hypothetical protein (HMMPfam hit to PH, PH domain, score: 83.2, E(): 6.8e-22; HMMPfam hit to RhoGAP, RhoGAP domain, score: 185.8, E(): 8.8e-53), whose product is MSASPLPPHLNPPSAYPHISPKSHSRASPTNSPKTGNSPRSSPRGSTGMLDFEGVIRLHGGDLKKALESVVSERNNLLSQNTQLWKLIEKQRSQCAQFASDNDRLRQDRERANSRLIAAGLEPVGPLKKLNSSSSVTGLGIRADVPQIKRNHSDREDVPVIAENKEEGMGLASPAEVQPTGLLPSAIPDRRLRRGSDIGHPPDSSSSMPFADSPQSTSHSIHSLPTPFHSAEPSPQLATSARMAGREDGCVIPPPSSRALAASVAASSPLTQCSEGPRIPQPTTREPSIESLEKLPSPTPVSVSVPLKSPSQSIRSETMSPTFSISETTLVSSSTLDNALRPSIDSSISIPLTRDTTLRQSIDQPPQTKRQQSYSAEPPRLPTSSTRPLSPSLLPHARITIPSSTVFPNASGHEVLCFIVEITVRPPNAQPITWNVAKLFSAFIDLDAKIKVTANKSRKEWKQIAAPLPESKSWKDFAPSKIDQRKTALEAYLQSLLVAPISDKSDLCHFLSTDPVRAKRSDARKEGYLTKKGKNFGGWKTRYFVLNGPVMEYYESRGGNYLGSIVITNAQIGRQNRPVDSSDERHLRHAFLIIEAGKKGTSHRHILCAESDMERDRWIDILVKHVDPETMSSPQPLPTATVSVAASALVPAVTPARTPVPQPSAVPAITTATNQNQAVPGLRRKPSQLRKQSKDVVVTSSRPLSSMSKDSKFSDAPSPTIYNNKESHLPPLNQPLVAYSSTQSFIPQVVQSPIEESAFSQQLPPRKPPGPVQNHRQPWGSNSSVVQGVSPSSEAPPQFSDPTPRANKRQSVLPGRPSVSLPSHSFLNTPSTLSLGATSPIVEKERDRKAKSRGFWGFGRSTEKATKPVFGVPLTDSIAVANIAGLPAIVFRCIEYLEAKKAEDEEGIYRLSGSSAVIKGLKEKFDDQGDIKLLAADEHWDPHAIAGLLKTFLRDLPTSLLTRELHARFLAVMDFVESSERIAELAHLVSELPLPNYALLRALVAHLILIVQNSALNKMTLRNIGIVFSPTLGIPAGIFSEMITHFGTIFDDEVETLDTRAEEDTGPGSVQFENADETVKRKRNSLCQAGEVDALSGLSGRTLNASNEDSQSVSSSNDLASEYHSSDINHSNTTSIPVAGYQGEAPIRSRG